The following are encoded in a window of Desulfolucanica intricata genomic DNA:
- the rpmG gene encoding 50S ribosomal protein L33, whose protein sequence is MRVGVTLACTECKRRNYTTMKNKKNDPGRIEFKKYCRFCRTHTVHKETR, encoded by the coding sequence ATGAGAGTAGGGGTTACGCTGGCCTGTACTGAATGCAAGCGTAGGAATTACACCACCATGAAAAACAAGAAAAATGACCCCGGCAGGATAGAGTTTAAAAAATATTGTCGATTCTGTCGAACTCATACAGTACACAAGGAAACAAGGTAA